Proteins encoded in a region of the Pseudomonas sp. GOM7 genome:
- the gmhB gene encoding D-glycero-beta-D-manno-heptose 1,7-bisphosphate 7-phosphatase — protein sequence MKLLILDRDGVINQDSDAYIKTLDEWIPIPSSIAAIARLSRAGWIVAVATNQSGIARGYYDLATLESMHARLRQLVAEQGGEVGLIVHCPHGPDDGCECRKPKPGMLHQIAAHYATELAGVWFVGDTSGDLQAALAVDCQPVLVKTGKGERTLAKPLPPGTLVFDDLAAVADQLLS from the coding sequence ATGAAGTTACTCATCCTCGACCGCGACGGTGTCATCAACCAAGACTCCGATGCCTATATCAAGACGCTCGACGAATGGATCCCGATCCCCTCGTCGATCGCCGCCATTGCACGTCTGTCCCGCGCTGGCTGGATTGTGGCGGTGGCCACCAACCAGTCCGGCATTGCCCGTGGCTACTATGACCTGGCGACCCTGGAGTCGATGCACGCGCGCCTGCGCCAGCTAGTAGCGGAGCAGGGTGGTGAAGTCGGCCTGATCGTCCACTGCCCACACGGACCGGACGATGGCTGTGAGTGCCGCAAGCCGAAACCGGGCATGCTGCACCAGATCGCTGCGCACTACGCCACGGAACTTGCAGGTGTCTGGTTCGTTGGCGATACCAGCGGTGACCTGCAGGCGGCGCTGGCCGTCGACTGTCAACCCGTGCTGGTGAAGACCGGCAAGGGCGAACGAACCCTGGCCAAGCCCCTGCCGCCAGGAACCCTGGTATTCGATGATCTGGCGGCGGTCGCCGATCAACTGCTTTCATAA
- the glyS gene encoding glycine--tRNA ligase subunit beta, with protein MSAHDFLVELGTEELPPKALKTLGDAFLAGVEKGLKAAGLNYASARAYAAPRRLAVLVEQLEEQQADRSMNLDGPPIQAAFDADGNPTQAALGFARKCGVDISEIDRSGAKLRFAQHIPGQPAVNLLPTIVADSLNDLPIPKRMRWADRRDEFVRPTQWLVMLFGDAVVDCEILTQKAGRVSRGHRFHANRDVRISSPANYAEDLRSAYVLADFAERRELISRRVDELAAAEQGTAIVPPALLDEVTALVEWPVPLVCSFEERFLEVPQEALITTMQDNQKYFCLLDAGGKLLPRFITVANIESKDPAQIVSGNEKVVRPRLTDAEFFFKQDKKQKLEGFNQRLANVVFQAQLGSVFDKAQRVSALAGFIAREVGGDAQRAARAGLLCKCDLATEMVGEFPEMQGIAGYYYALNDGEPEDVALALNEQYMPRGAGAELPSTLTGAAVAVADKLDTLVGIFGIGMLPTGSKDPYALRRAALGVLRILIEKGLDLDLAAAVDFAVAQYAGKIKAAGLPAQVLEFIFDRLRARYEDEGIEVAVYQAVRAVGPTSPLDFDQRVQAVQAFRKLPQAEALAAANKRVSNLLSKAEGGVAAQVEAHYFDNPSEFALHAAIQQADHAVQPLAAARQYNEALAKLASLREPVDAFFEAVLVNAEDARVRANRYALLARLRGLFLGVADISVLG; from the coding sequence ATGAGTGCGCATGACTTTCTGGTTGAACTGGGCACCGAAGAGCTGCCACCGAAAGCGCTGAAAACCCTCGGCGATGCCTTCCTCGCAGGGGTCGAGAAAGGCCTCAAGGCCGCTGGCCTGAACTATGCCAGCGCCCGCGCCTATGCCGCGCCGCGCCGTCTGGCGGTGCTGGTGGAACAACTCGAGGAGCAGCAGGCCGACCGCAGCATGAACCTCGATGGCCCACCCATCCAGGCCGCCTTCGATGCCGACGGCAACCCGACCCAGGCCGCCCTCGGCTTCGCCCGCAAATGTGGCGTGGATATCTCCGAGATCGACCGTAGCGGGGCGAAACTGCGCTTCGCTCAGCACATTCCCGGCCAGCCGGCGGTGAACCTGCTGCCGACCATCGTGGCCGACTCGCTGAACGATCTGCCGATCCCCAAACGCATGCGCTGGGCCGACCGTCGTGACGAATTCGTGCGCCCCACCCAGTGGCTGGTGATGCTGTTCGGCGATGCCGTGGTCGACTGCGAGATCCTCACCCAGAAGGCCGGCCGTGTGTCCCGTGGCCATCGCTTCCACGCCAACCGTGACGTACGTATCAGCAGCCCGGCCAACTACGCCGAAGACCTGCGCAGCGCCTACGTGCTGGCTGACTTCGCCGAGCGCCGCGAGCTTATCAGCCGCCGCGTCGACGAACTGGCCGCCGCCGAGCAGGGCACGGCCATCGTGCCCCCGGCGCTGCTGGACGAAGTCACCGCCCTGGTGGAATGGCCAGTGCCGCTGGTCTGTTCCTTCGAGGAACGCTTCCTCGAGGTGCCGCAAGAAGCGCTGATCACCACCATGCAGGACAACCAGAAGTACTTCTGCCTGCTGGACGCGGGCGGCAAGCTGCTGCCGCGCTTCATCACCGTGGCCAATATCGAGTCCAAGGATCCGGCACAGATCGTCTCAGGCAACGAGAAAGTGGTGCGTCCGCGTCTGACCGACGCCGAGTTCTTCTTCAAGCAGGACAAGAAGCAGAAGCTCGAAGGCTTCAACCAGCGCCTGGCCAACGTGGTGTTCCAGGCCCAGCTCGGTTCGGTATTCGACAAGGCGCAACGCGTCTCGGCGCTGGCCGGTTTCATCGCTCGCGAAGTGGGTGGCGACGCCCAGCGCGCCGCCCGTGCCGGCCTGCTGTGCAAGTGCGACCTGGCCACCGAGATGGTCGGCGAATTCCCCGAGATGCAGGGCATCGCCGGTTACTACTACGCGCTCAACGACGGTGAGCCGGAAGATGTCGCCCTGGCCCTGAACGAGCAGTACATGCCGCGCGGTGCCGGTGCCGAACTGCCGAGCACCCTCACGGGTGCCGCCGTGGCCGTAGCCGACAAGCTCGACACCCTGGTGGGCATCTTCGGCATCGGCATGCTGCCCACCGGCTCCAAGGATCCCTACGCCCTGCGTCGCGCCGCCCTCGGCGTGCTACGCATCCTGATCGAGAAGGGCCTGGATCTGGATCTGGCCGCCGCGGTCGACTTCGCCGTTGCCCAGTACGCCGGCAAGATTAAGGCCGCAGGCTTGCCCGCCCAGGTGCTGGAGTTCATCTTCGACCGCCTGCGTGCGCGCTATGAGGACGAAGGCATCGAAGTGGCGGTCTACCAGGCCGTACGTGCGGTGGGTCCGACCTCGCCGCTGGACTTCGACCAACGCGTGCAGGCCGTGCAGGCTTTCCGCAAGCTGCCGCAGGCCGAAGCCCTGGCTGCGGCCAACAAGCGCGTGTCGAACCTGCTGAGCAAGGCCGAAGGTGGCGTCGCTGCCCAGGTCGAGGCGCACTACTTCGACAACCCCAGCGAGTTCGCCCTGCACGCCGCCATCCAGCAGGCCGACCACGCGGTGCAACCGCTGGCTGCCGCCCGCCAGTACAACGAAGCCCTGGCCAAGCTGGCCAGCCTGCGCGAGCCGGTGGACGCCTTCTTCGAGGCGGTGCTGGTCAACGCCGAGGATGCCCGTGTACGCGCCAACCGTTATGCCCTGCTGGCCCGTCTGCGCGGGCTGTTCCTCGGCGTGGCGGATATTTCGGTGCTGGGCTGA
- the glyQ gene encoding glycine--tRNA ligase subunit alpha yields the protein MSQNKPAVRTFQDLILALQNYWAEQGCVVLQPYDMEVGAGTFHTATFLRAVGPETWNAAYVQPSRRPTDGRYGENPNRLQHYYQFQVVLKPNPENFQELYLGSLKAIGLDPEVHDVRFVEDNWESPTLGAWGLGWEIWLNGMEVTQFTYFQQAGGIECYPVTGEITYGLERLAMYLQGVDSVYDLIWTDGPFGTVTYGDVFHQNEVEQSTYNFEHANVEKLFELFDFYESEANRLIALDLPLPTYEMVLKASHTFNLLDARRAISVTARQQYILRVRTLARDVAHGYLKARARLGFPMATPELRDEVLTKLKESGLLQDEGQGNNAEAQA from the coding sequence GTGAGCCAGAACAAGCCTGCCGTGCGCACCTTCCAGGATCTGATCCTGGCCCTGCAGAACTACTGGGCCGAGCAGGGCTGCGTGGTGCTGCAACCCTATGACATGGAAGTGGGCGCCGGCACCTTCCACACCGCCACCTTCCTGCGTGCCGTTGGCCCGGAGACCTGGAATGCCGCCTATGTGCAGCCTTCGCGTCGCCCGACCGATGGCCGCTACGGCGAGAACCCCAACCGCCTGCAGCACTACTACCAGTTCCAGGTGGTCCTGAAGCCCAACCCGGAAAACTTCCAGGAGCTGTACCTGGGCTCGCTGAAAGCCATCGGCCTCGACCCGGAAGTGCATGACGTGCGCTTCGTCGAAGACAACTGGGAATCGCCGACCCTCGGCGCCTGGGGCCTGGGCTGGGAAATCTGGCTCAACGGCATGGAAGTCACCCAGTTCACCTACTTCCAGCAGGCCGGTGGCATCGAGTGCTACCCGGTAACCGGCGAGATCACCTACGGCCTGGAACGCCTGGCCATGTACCTGCAGGGCGTCGACTCGGTCTACGACCTGATCTGGACCGACGGCCCGTTCGGCACCGTGACCTACGGCGACGTGTTCCACCAGAACGAGGTGGAGCAGTCCACCTACAACTTCGAGCACGCCAACGTCGAGAAACTGTTCGAGCTGTTCGATTTCTACGAGAGCGAAGCCAACCGCCTGATCGCCCTCGACCTGCCGCTGCCGACCTACGAAATGGTGCTCAAGGCCTCGCATACCTTCAACCTGCTCGACGCCCGCCGTGCCATCTCGGTGACCGCGCGTCAGCAGTACATCCTGCGTGTGCGCACGCTGGCCCGCGACGTGGCCCACGGCTACCTGAAGGCGCGTGCCCGCCTCGGCTTCCCCATGGCCACGCCCGAGCTGCGTGACGAAGTGCTGACCAAGCTCAAGGAGTCGGGTCTGCTGCAAGACGAAGGGCAAGGCAACAACGCGGAGGCACAAGCATGA
- a CDS encoding DNA-3-methyladenine glycosylase I, with product MPRCFWCTDDPLYQAYHDEEWGVPQRDAQHLFEMLLLEGAQAGLSWITVLKKRERYRQVLHGFEPERLARLSDEEIEALMQDPGIIRNRLKLKAVRQNAQAWLKLEDPVTLLWSFVGGAPKINHFSDRSLMPAVTPEAEAMSKALKKAGFTFVGPTICYAFMQATGMVMDHTTDCDRYAQLKGS from the coding sequence ATGCCCCGCTGCTTCTGGTGTACCGACGATCCGCTGTACCAGGCCTATCACGACGAGGAATGGGGCGTTCCGCAGCGCGATGCCCAGCACCTGTTCGAGATGCTGCTGCTCGAAGGGGCGCAGGCCGGGCTGTCGTGGATCACCGTGCTGAAGAAGCGCGAGCGCTATCGCCAGGTGCTGCATGGCTTCGAGCCCGAGCGCCTGGCGCGGCTTAGCGATGAAGAGATCGAGGCGCTGATGCAGGATCCGGGCATCATCCGCAATCGCCTCAAGCTCAAGGCCGTGCGACAGAACGCCCAGGCCTGGCTGAAGCTGGAGGATCCGGTGACGCTGCTCTGGTCGTTCGTCGGCGGTGCGCCGAAGATCAACCATTTCAGTGATCGCAGTTTGATGCCGGCGGTGACGCCCGAGGCCGAGGCGATGAGCAAGGCGCTGAAGAAGGCTGGCTTCACCTTCGTCGGGCCGACCATCTGCTATGCCTTCATGCAGGCCACGGGTATGGTGATGGATCACACCACCGACTGCGACCGTTATGCGCAACTGAAGGGCTCATGA
- a CDS encoding pyridoxamine 5'-phosphate oxidase family protein, which produces MTTITTLDELQALYGESHERSRRKELPQLIEPYRALIQASPFVVLASAGPDGLDCSPRGDAPGFVHILDERTLLLPDRPGNNRIDSLRNIVQNPQVGLLFLIPGIGESLRVNGRAEISLDPELLELGRAQGKLPRSALLIHIDSCYFQCSKAALRSGLWDAAQQVERGSLPSAGEIFRCIDESFDVEAYELDRQQRLRTSLY; this is translated from the coding sequence ATGACCACCATCACCACGCTGGATGAATTGCAGGCACTGTACGGCGAAAGCCATGAGCGCTCGCGGCGCAAGGAGCTGCCGCAACTGATCGAACCCTATCGCGCGCTGATTCAGGCCTCGCCCTTCGTGGTACTGGCTAGCGCCGGCCCGGATGGCCTGGACTGCTCACCGCGCGGCGATGCGCCGGGCTTCGTGCACATCCTCGACGAGCGCACCCTGCTGTTGCCGGATCGCCCCGGCAACAACCGCATCGACAGCCTGCGCAACATCGTGCAGAACCCGCAGGTGGGGCTGCTGTTCCTGATTCCGGGCATCGGCGAGAGTCTGCGGGTCAATGGCCGTGCTGAAATCTCTCTCGATCCCGAACTGCTGGAGCTGGGGCGGGCCCAGGGCAAGCTGCCGCGCAGCGCCTTGCTCATCCACATCGACAGTTGCTACTTCCAGTGTTCCAAGGCGGCGCTGCGTTCCGGCCTGTGGGACGCGGCCCAGCAGGTCGAGCGGGGCAGCCTGCCGAGCGCCGGGGAAATCTTCCGCTGCATCGATGAAAGCTTCGATGTCGAGGCCTACGAACTCGACCGCCAGCAGCGGCTTCGCACCAGCCTTTACTGA
- a CDS encoding lysophospholipid acyltransferase: MEKLKGALVVGFLRLFALLPWRAVQAVGNAIGWLMWKLPNGSREVVRINLAKCFPELSEAEREKLVGQSLKDIGKTLTESACAWIWPAHKSLELVREVEGLEVLQQALASGKGVVGITSHLGNWEVLNHFYCNQCKPIIFYRPPKLKAVDELLQQQRVQMGNRVAPSTKEGILSVIKEVRKGGAVGIPADPEPSRSSGVFVPFLGTMALTSKFVPGMLAGGKALGVFLHALRLPDGSGYKVILEAAPEGMYSDNVEEGVAAMSEVVSRYVRNYPSQYMWSMKRFKKRPEGEAKWY, translated from the coding sequence GTGGAAAAACTCAAGGGCGCCCTGGTGGTCGGCTTTCTGCGCCTGTTCGCGCTGCTGCCCTGGCGCGCCGTGCAGGCCGTGGGCAATGCCATCGGCTGGTTGATGTGGAAGCTGCCGAACGGCTCGCGCGAGGTGGTGCGCATCAACCTGGCCAAGTGCTTCCCCGAGCTGAGCGAGGCCGAGCGCGAGAAGCTGGTTGGGCAGAGTCTCAAGGACATCGGTAAGACATTGACCGAAAGCGCCTGCGCCTGGATCTGGCCGGCGCACAAATCCCTCGAGCTGGTGCGCGAAGTGGAAGGCCTGGAGGTGCTGCAACAGGCGCTGGCTTCGGGCAAGGGCGTGGTCGGCATCACCAGCCACCTGGGCAACTGGGAAGTGCTCAACCACTTCTACTGCAACCAGTGCAAACCCATCATTTTCTACCGCCCGCCCAAGCTCAAGGCGGTCGACGAGCTGCTGCAGCAGCAGCGCGTGCAGATGGGTAACCGCGTCGCGCCCTCGACCAAGGAAGGCATCCTCAGTGTCATCAAGGAAGTGCGCAAGGGTGGCGCCGTGGGTATTCCGGCCGACCCGGAGCCGAGCCGTTCATCTGGTGTTTTCGTGCCCTTCCTCGGCACCATGGCACTGACCAGCAAGTTCGTGCCCGGCATGCTCGCTGGCGGCAAGGCGCTCGGCGTGTTCCTCCATGCACTGCGCCTGCCGGATGGCAGCGGCTACAAGGTGATACTCGAAGCCGCTCCCGAGGGCATGTACAGCGACAACGTGGAAGAAGGCGTGGCGGCCATGAGCGAGGTGGTATCGCGCTACGTGCGCAACTACCCGAGCCAGTACATGTGGAGCATGAAGCGCTTCAAGAAGCGCCCGGAAGGCGAGGCCAAGTGGTACTGA
- a CDS encoding PilZ domain-containing protein, which yields MSNQRQQVRTPMKCRIKISHPSFGELLAQTRDLSDSGVYVRHPDMSVLSVGTEVIGQVQDLPFPAPVLKMEVMRVDTEGAGLRFLGEA from the coding sequence ATGTCGAATCAGCGTCAGCAGGTACGAACCCCGATGAAGTGCCGAATCAAGATCAGCCATCCAAGCTTTGGTGAGCTGCTGGCGCAGACCCGTGACCTGTCTGACAGTGGCGTCTACGTGAGGCACCCTGACATGAGCGTTCTGAGCGTGGGTACCGAAGTGATCGGCCAGGTCCAGGATCTACCCTTTCCCGCGCCGGTGCTGAAGATGGAAGTGATGCGCGTGGATACCGAAGGTGCGGGGCTGCGCTTTCTCGGCGAAGCCTGA
- the mprF gene encoding bifunctional lysylphosphatidylglycerol flippase/synthetase MprF has protein sequence MSRAVPEVPLDGVQAPNLLPPSSPSWLQRNRHLLGLCLSLLLFGLALVACWHLVRDVNPDQVHDSLAAVPPQAVFGALLATVLGFLVMLAYEWSASRYANVSLPPSVLAMGGFCAFAIGNAVGLSALSGGSVRYRLYGRNGLGAGDVARMSLFASLSLGASLPILAALAVLFDPEDASAALRLPQPVLVGLALAVLAAALAAVLLINRKRLPERPAPGCWQVDLGRFSLRLPGLRMSLMQLLISSLDVLIAGSVLYLLLPQAPSFSSFILVYMLALAAGVLSHVPGGVGVFEAVLLAAFSSSIDSAGLVAAMLLYRLLYVLLPLLVAGLLLLAAEARRLWFPRQVVRVASGMAVPLLGLLVFCAGAVLLFSGVTPAMDEHLEALGFLMPPQMIAASHLAASLVGTLCLLLAQGLRRRLSAAWVLTLVLLCLGVVLSLLKGFDWLEALALASVAGLLALFRREFYRRSRLMDVPASGLALAAAIGVIAASVWLLLFAYQDVSYSHQLWWQFELDANAPRGLRAALGSTLVLLAVCLTWLLRATPPSISLPDSEALLRARAIVQASRQPEGGLALSGDKALLFHPDGEAFLMYARRGRSLVALFDPIGPPAARAELIWQFRDLCDRHHARPVFYQVRAENLPGYIDIGLTALKLGEEALVDLKTFDLASNGKEMKALRYTWNRGQRDGLSLEFHAPGEVPMDELQAISDAWLQGKNVREKGFSLGRFSPEYLAHFRIVVVRFEGRAVAFANLLECQTRAVASLDLMRVLPDAPKSTMEFLMLGLIQQFQSEGYARFSLGMVPLAGLQTRKGAPLPLRLGALVFDRGENFYNFQGLRRFKDKFLPHWEPRYLAVPAGLDPWVALADTATLIAGGLGGLVRR, from the coding sequence ATGAGTCGAGCGGTACCTGAAGTTCCCCTGGACGGTGTGCAAGCACCCAACCTTCTCCCCCCTTCTTCCCCTAGCTGGCTACAACGCAACCGCCACCTGCTTGGCCTTTGCCTGTCGCTGCTGTTGTTCGGCCTGGCGCTGGTGGCCTGCTGGCACCTGGTGCGTGACGTCAATCCCGATCAGGTGCACGACTCGCTGGCTGCCGTACCGCCGCAGGCGGTGTTCGGCGCTCTGCTGGCGACCGTGCTGGGCTTTCTGGTGATGCTGGCCTATGAGTGGTCGGCCAGCCGTTACGCCAATGTCAGTCTGCCGCCGTCGGTTTTGGCGATGGGCGGTTTCTGCGCCTTTGCCATCGGCAATGCGGTGGGACTGTCGGCGTTGTCCGGCGGTTCGGTGCGTTACCGCCTGTATGGACGCAATGGTCTGGGTGCAGGCGATGTCGCGCGGATGAGCCTGTTCGCCAGTCTGTCGCTGGGTGCCAGCCTGCCGATCCTGGCGGCCTTGGCCGTGCTCTTCGATCCCGAGGATGCCTCGGCGGCGCTGCGTTTGCCGCAACCCGTGCTGGTGGGGCTGGCTTTGGCCGTATTGGCGGCAGCGCTGGCCGCGGTGTTGCTGATCAACCGCAAGCGTTTGCCGGAGCGCCCTGCGCCTGGCTGCTGGCAGGTGGATCTCGGCCGTTTCAGCCTGCGTCTGCCGGGCTTGCGCATGAGTCTGATGCAGTTGCTGATCAGCAGCCTGGATGTGCTGATCGCCGGCAGCGTGCTCTACCTGTTGCTGCCGCAGGCCCCCTCCTTCTCCAGTTTCATTCTGGTGTACATGCTGGCGCTGGCGGCGGGTGTGCTCAGCCATGTGCCGGGTGGGGTCGGGGTGTTCGAGGCCGTGCTGCTGGCAGCGTTCTCGTCGAGCATCGACTCGGCAGGGCTGGTGGCGGCCATGCTGCTCTACCGCCTGCTGTACGTGTTGCTGCCGCTGCTGGTGGCCGGCCTGCTGCTGCTGGCGGCCGAGGCCCGGCGCCTGTGGTTCCCGCGCCAGGTGGTGCGGGTCGCCAGCGGCATGGCGGTGCCGCTACTGGGCTTGCTGGTGTTCTGTGCGGGCGCGGTACTGCTGTTCTCCGGGGTAACGCCTGCCATGGATGAGCATCTGGAGGCCCTGGGCTTTCTCATGCCGCCACAGATGATCGCGGCCTCGCACCTGGCAGCCAGCCTGGTCGGCACGCTATGCCTGCTGTTGGCCCAGGGCCTGCGTCGGCGCCTGTCGGCAGCCTGGGTATTGACCCTGGTGCTGCTTTGCCTGGGCGTGGTGTTGTCGTTGCTCAAGGGTTTCGATTGGCTGGAAGCGCTGGCGCTGGCGTCCGTCGCCGGGTTGCTGGCGCTGTTTCGCCGCGAGTTCTACCGGCGTAGCCGGCTGATGGACGTGCCGGCTTCCGGCCTGGCACTGGCGGCGGCGATCGGGGTGATCGCTGCCTCGGTCTGGCTGTTGCTGTTCGCCTATCAGGATGTCAGCTACAGCCACCAGTTGTGGTGGCAGTTCGAGCTCGATGCCAATGCGCCGCGTGGCCTGCGTGCGGCCTTGGGCAGCACTCTGGTGCTGCTGGCCGTCTGTCTCACTTGGCTGCTGCGTGCCACGCCGCCGAGCATCAGCCTGCCGGACAGCGAAGCGTTGCTGCGCGCTCGCGCCATCGTCCAGGCGTCGCGTCAGCCGGAAGGTGGCCTGGCGCTCAGTGGCGACAAGGCGCTGCTGTTCCATCCCGATGGCGAAGCCTTCCTCATGTATGCCCGCCGTGGGCGTAGCCTGGTGGCTTTGTTCGATCCCATCGGCCCGCCGGCTGCACGGGCCGAACTGATCTGGCAGTTCCGCGACCTGTGCGACCGTCACCATGCGCGCCCGGTGTTCTACCAGGTGCGTGCGGAGAACCTGCCCGGCTATATCGATATCGGCCTGACCGCGCTGAAGCTCGGCGAAGAGGCGCTGGTGGATCTGAAAACCTTCGACCTGGCCAGCAACGGCAAGGAGATGAAGGCCCTGCGCTACACCTGGAACCGTGGCCAGCGCGATGGCCTGAGCCTGGAATTCCATGCCCCTGGCGAGGTGCCGATGGATGAGCTGCAGGCCATCTCCGATGCCTGGCTACAAGGCAAGAACGTGCGCGAGAAAGGCTTCTCCCTGGGGCGTTTCAGCCCCGAGTACCTGGCGCATTTCCGTATCGTGGTGGTGCGCTTCGAGGGCCGCGCGGTGGCCTTCGCCAACCTGCTGGAATGCCAGACCCGCGCCGTGGCCAGCCTCGATCTGATGCGTGTGCTGCCGGATGCGCCGAAGTCGACCATGGAATTTCTCATGCTGGGCCTGATCCAGCAGTTCCAGAGCGAGGGCTACGCGCGCTTCAGCCTGGGCATGGTACCGTTGGCCGGCCTGCAGACACGCAAAGGCGCGCCGCTACCCTTGCGTCTGGGTGCGCTGGTGTTCGACCGTGGTGAAAACTTCTATAACTTCCAAGGCCTGCGCCGCTTCAAGGACAAGTTCCTGCCGCACTGGGAACCGCGTTACCTGGCCGTACCGGCCGGGCTCGATCCCTGGGTGGCGTTGGCCGATACCGCGACCTTGATCGCGGGTGGCCTGGGTGGACTGGTGAGGCGTTGA
- a CDS encoding virulence factor family protein, with protein sequence MSKTTRTLGGLLLIAALAAGAFIWWWSMHAVPHLQTVQVQGTPAQLVSQGSAQQRVLLIAPADQTLDDATLRRLAEVGDLRLLQLPFSGGDCAAQQRLIEQASETLGGTPTLVAGIGPAAATAWRWLAEQSDDRVQALSVGFDLAKPDCAEPLPQKAAHGHWVALWNDNPGDDNARFLREQANGEPRIGSLGAPLPALLADQLQHMLAGQGAAMPVIEHPSAQPADTLTLFYSGDGGWRDLDRASAEHMAAAGYPVVGIDTLRYYWQHKSPEQSAADLSRLMQQYREKWHIKRFVLAGYSFGADVLPAIYNRLPASDQQQVDAILLLAFARSGSFEIAVSGWLGKDGAEAPTGPEMQRLPPAKVLCIYGSEEAPDSGCTAPGAVGERLEITGGHHFDEDYAALAQKMLAAIKARQQP encoded by the coding sequence ATGAGCAAGACGACAAGGACGCTGGGCGGCCTGTTGCTGATCGCGGCACTGGCTGCTGGGGCATTCATCTGGTGGTGGTCAATGCATGCCGTGCCGCACCTGCAGACGGTACAGGTGCAAGGCACGCCCGCCCAGTTGGTGAGCCAGGGCTCGGCCCAGCAGCGTGTGCTGCTGATCGCGCCGGCTGATCAGACACTGGATGACGCGACGCTGCGTCGTCTCGCTGAGGTAGGCGATCTGCGCTTGCTGCAACTGCCTTTCTCGGGCGGCGATTGCGCCGCTCAGCAACGCCTGATCGAGCAGGCGAGCGAGACGCTCGGCGGCACGCCGACCCTGGTGGCCGGCATCGGCCCGGCAGCGGCCACGGCCTGGCGCTGGCTGGCCGAACAAAGCGACGACCGAGTTCAGGCGCTGTCGGTGGGCTTCGATCTGGCAAAGCCCGATTGCGCCGAGCCGCTGCCACAAAAGGCGGCGCACGGCCACTGGGTGGCCCTGTGGAATGACAATCCGGGTGACGACAACGCCCGCTTCCTGCGCGAGCAGGCCAATGGCGAGCCGCGTATCGGCAGCCTGGGCGCGCCCTTGCCGGCCCTGCTGGCCGATCAGTTGCAGCACATGCTGGCCGGTCAGGGCGCCGCGATGCCGGTGATCGAACACCCTTCCGCTCAGCCGGCCGATACCCTCACCCTGTTCTATTCCGGTGATGGCGGCTGGCGTGACCTCGACCGCGCCTCGGCCGAGCACATGGCCGCTGCTGGTTACCCGGTGGTGGGCATCGACACCCTGCGTTACTACTGGCAGCACAAGAGTCCGGAACAGAGCGCTGCCGACCTGTCGCGGCTGATGCAGCAGTATCGCGAAAAATGGCATATCAAGCGCTTCGTCCTGGCCGGTTATTCCTTCGGCGCCGACGTGCTGCCGGCCATCTACAACCGCCTGCCGGCCAGCGACCAACAGCAGGTGGACGCCATCCTGTTGCTAGCCTTCGCCCGCAGCGGCAGCTTCGAGATCGCCGTCAGTGGCTGGCTCGGCAAGGATGGCGCGGAAGCCCCGACCGGCCCGGAAATGCAGCGCCTGCCGCCGGCCAAGGTGCTGTGCATCTACGGCAGCGAAGAGGCGCCAGACAGCGGTTGCACGGCACCGGGCGCCGTGGGCGAGCGCCTGGAAATCACCGGCGGTCACCACTTCGATGAAGACTACGCCGCGCTGGCGCAGAAGATGCTGGCGGCGATCAAGGCGCGCCAGCAGCCCTGA
- a CDS encoding C40 family peptidase, whose translation MSLCLGGALLFGICAEASATFRIQVIPATVASKHVEPTPTREVIDRALGALGKPYRWGGASPKQGFDCSGLVQYAFQPLEDLDLPRTSHALSRVDAPSVERHDLQPGDLLFFRIRSRSVDHVAIYLGQGRFIHAPRRGANVRIDRLNTPYWKRHFQLAKRVVPEA comes from the coding sequence ATGTCACTTTGTCTTGGAGGCGCTCTTCTGTTCGGGATTTGTGCCGAAGCCTCCGCCACCTTTCGTATTCAGGTCATTCCTGCCACCGTCGCCAGCAAGCACGTCGAACCGACGCCGACCCGTGAGGTGATCGACCGCGCTCTTGGCGCTCTGGGCAAACCCTACCGTTGGGGCGGCGCCAGCCCCAAGCAGGGCTTCGATTGCAGCGGGTTGGTGCAATATGCCTTCCAGCCGCTGGAGGATCTCGATCTGCCACGTACCTCGCATGCGTTGTCGCGCGTGGATGCGCCCTCGGTCGAGCGCCACGATCTGCAACCGGGCGACCTGCTGTTCTTCCGCATCCGTAGCCGTTCGGTCGATCACGTCGCCATCTACCTGGGCCAAGGGCGCTTCATTCACGCGCCGCGTCGTGGCGCCAACGTGCGTATCGATCGCCTCAACACGCCGTACTGGAAGCGCCATTTCCAACTGGCCAAACGCGTGGTTCCGGAAGCCTGA